ACCGCCGTCAGGTGCTGGTCCGCGACCAGCTTGTTGCGCCAGATGCGCAGCCCCGTCGTGGTCGGATCGGCACCCGTCCAGGAGTGCGGGCGGGCTGCGCTGGCCGCCCGCAGGGCCTGCCAGCGCAGCCGCCAGCGGCGCAGCTGGGCCGGGTCGCGGGTACGCATCCGCTCCAGGCTGCGCAGGTGGACGTAGTAGCGCAGCCCTATGGGGACCGGCTCGTCCTCGCCCGCCTCGGGCAGCCCCAGACCCGCCACGTCGTGGTTGAGCATGCTGTACGGCAGGACGAACTCGATGTGGATCGGGCTCGGGTCCTGGCCGGCACGGTCCGCGTCTGCCCAGTGCTCCTCACCGCGCCGGACGGCCCGCTCCACAAACGTGCCCAGGGTCGACGGCGTGGCCCGCTCGAGGGCGCCCGAGACCGGGGCCCAGTGGCCGGCCGTCCGGTTGACCCAGTGCCGCACGTAGATGTCGGGTGAACCGTCGAGGGCGGGATCCACCATGACGATCAGACAGCGGGGAACGTCCCCGTCGGACGGGCCCGTGGTGCCCGGCCGGCCCGGGGCGCCCAGCCGCTCGCGCCGCCGGCGCAGCGCCTCCTCGGTCCCGGCTCCCGCGCCGGACGCCCAGGCCTCGCACCACTCCCGCAGCCGGCGTCGCCGCTCGCTGTCCTGCGGCACCAGCTCGGCGACGCACTCCAGCAGGACCACGGCGGGCGGCAGTCCGCCGGCCTGGGCGTTGAGGTCGAGCAGGTGGTCGAAGAGCTGGCCG
The Streptomyces sp. NBC_01296 DNA segment above includes these coding regions:
- a CDS encoding VMAP-C domain-containing protein, whose product is MALVDELSALDCVRDPRERLLFGQSVGGYLERAMDLPGMNARNDTVALVQAVLRDQEDVETGVDALLYAVELHEGSDVAGRVRERVLRAWDPEPSSALPLLGVFEDRDVKAARALLAGHTGFDAGELQDRLSRELQLDLPGQLTPGQLFDHLLDLNAQAGGLPPAVVLLECVAELVPQDSERRRRLREWCEAWASGAGAGTEEALRRRRERLGAPGRPGTTGPSDGDVPRCLIVMVDPALDGSPDIYVRHWVNRTAGHWAPVSGALERATPSTLGTFVERAVRRGEEHWADADRAGQDPSPIHIEFVLPYSMLNHDVAGLGLPEAGEDEPVPIGLRYYVHLRSLERMRTRDPAQLRRWRLRWQALRAASAARPHSWTGADPTTTGLRIWRNKLVADQHLTAVTLSAPALEGQALEPLKAAISEGIGVALWDRRDPALQALGAPLDMLVGYPTTQLPGTIHRLRMKAETEMNGMQLPGRHVAFFYDDPFRLIDCEEVPA